A stretch of the Bacillus anthracis str. Vollum genome encodes the following:
- a CDS encoding putative mucin/carbohydrate-binding domain-containing protein, whose translation MKRLLVIGIMYTMFFLIGNIHLHADERTNVKEITSLEEPTWIFQAGISKGKYHDRQDLGFILQRNTPLKVRQTNPNFKDKLTVRLLSNDSKNEKSIQVGNEWITIQGDTPLVPFIDTPYGEEPALLEYQVGNESATKPLPIYKQQGSVSQFFSTWDQFDGEYALIQGESFQLFIPKKDKELVRSLKDFQSLDELIAYYEDIFAMYDSIIGLDGSTVENKKSQNRYFLKADISGAGGAYYGANWTANSTDSTKMWLDKLSWGTLHEIAHGYQAGFDNQGIFTGEVSNNLFGVQYQYSKYGKKADQVGWLFNFGKKEQVERNLYNALMKENKNYDDLDLRQKLILLTMAKQKAGDEAFAKMYQGYRKLASNAAFKKGDHSLPDLMNQYYSENVQVDFTPVFERWGFKLNHKQIEMNRAKGYPAVTSLAYIVPESQLAKARALVDPDIPINSNFEIVRNQQIASLGLKGNLHIHLNTNEIDTLKGGKIKLKEGNTVIQEKTIETADINLQDVPNGIYTVEISGGKTDSMYHFSTYYAYVKEKDNSLTIDVNEMKVSNLVNETIQFLGLGDDQFAELNTDLEQERAVFTVTTKTPHSYYAGEKYASIELFNEKGEKIYTKEMEGTNVTVVKDIIPLKEGYRIKIYHDEVKKRLTSKATIINPMNKTNEIIMTKWGLKNTYLKNNPEENLMKRIDEEMEVIISNPLLKEIPMQKLEMKKNVWMAINMLSEPQKITYINKYKDSLYNE comes from the coding sequence ATGAAAAGGCTACTTGTTATAGGCATCATGTATACAATGTTTTTCCTCATAGGAAATATACACTTACATGCTGACGAACGAACAAATGTAAAAGAAATTACTAGTTTAGAAGAGCCTACGTGGATATTTCAAGCAGGAATAAGTAAGGGGAAGTATCATGATCGACAAGATTTGGGATTTATTTTGCAGAGGAATACACCATTAAAGGTAAGACAAACGAATCCTAATTTTAAAGACAAATTAACAGTACGTTTATTGTCTAATGACTCAAAAAATGAAAAATCCATACAAGTAGGAAATGAATGGATTACGATTCAAGGTGATACGCCTTTAGTTCCTTTCATAGATACTCCGTATGGTGAAGAGCCTGCCTTACTTGAGTACCAAGTAGGGAATGAAAGTGCTACTAAACCTCTTCCGATTTATAAACAACAAGGAAGCGTATCTCAATTTTTTAGCACATGGGATCAATTTGATGGAGAGTATGCATTAATTCAAGGGGAGAGTTTCCAATTATTTATACCTAAAAAAGATAAAGAGTTAGTAAGATCTTTAAAAGACTTTCAATCGTTGGATGAGTTAATTGCATATTATGAAGATATTTTTGCGATGTATGATTCCATTATTGGTTTAGATGGCTCAACGGTTGAAAATAAAAAAAGTCAAAATCGTTATTTCTTAAAAGCAGATATATCTGGTGCTGGCGGTGCCTATTATGGTGCAAATTGGACAGCGAATAGTACAGATAGTACAAAGATGTGGTTAGATAAACTAAGTTGGGGAACTTTACATGAAATCGCTCATGGATACCAAGCAGGTTTTGATAATCAAGGAATATTTACAGGAGAAGTTTCTAATAATCTATTTGGTGTTCAATATCAATATAGTAAATACGGAAAAAAAGCAGATCAAGTTGGTTGGTTATTTAATTTTGGGAAGAAGGAACAGGTAGAACGGAATTTATACAATGCTTTAATGAAAGAAAATAAAAATTATGATGACTTAGATTTACGACAAAAACTTATTCTTTTAACGATGGCGAAACAAAAAGCTGGTGATGAAGCTTTTGCAAAAATGTATCAAGGTTATCGAAAACTAGCTAGCAATGCTGCTTTTAAAAAAGGTGACCATTCTTTACCAGATTTAATGAATCAGTATTATAGCGAGAATGTACAAGTGGATTTTACACCCGTTTTTGAAAGATGGGGCTTTAAGCTTAATCATAAACAAATAGAGATGAATAGGGCGAAAGGTTATCCGGCAGTTACTTCTTTAGCGTATATAGTGCCTGAATCACAATTAGCTAAGGCGAGAGCTCTAGTTGATCCTGATATTCCGATAAACTCTAACTTTGAAATAGTTAGGAATCAGCAAATTGCTTCACTTGGGTTAAAAGGGAATTTGCATATCCATTTAAATACAAATGAAATAGATACATTGAAAGGAGGAAAGATTAAATTAAAAGAAGGGAATACAGTTATTCAAGAAAAAACAATTGAAACAGCAGATATCAATTTACAAGACGTACCAAATGGAATCTATACGGTTGAGATTTCAGGTGGGAAAACGGATAGTATGTACCATTTCAGTACGTATTATGCCTATGTAAAGGAAAAGGATAATAGTCTAACGATTGATGTTAACGAAATGAAAGTAAGCAATTTGGTAAATGAAACGATTCAATTCCTAGGATTAGGAGATGATCAGTTTGCCGAATTAAATACAGACTTAGAGCAAGAGCGAGCTGTTTTTACGGTTACTACTAAAACGCCTCATAGCTATTATGCAGGTGAAAAATATGCATCAATAGAGTTGTTTAATGAGAAAGGTGAAAAAATTTATACGAAGGAAATGGAAGGAACAAATGTAACCGTTGTAAAAGATATCATCCCACTAAAAGAAGGATATAGAATTAAAATCTATCATGATGAAGTAAAAAAACGATTAACTAGTAAAGCTACTATTATTAATCCTATGAATAAAACAAATGAAATTATAATGACAAAATGGGGATTGAAAAATACTTATTTAAAAAATAATCCAGAAGAAAATCTTATGAAAAGAATTGATGAAGAAATGGAAGTGATTATAAGTAATCCCTTGTTAAAAGAAATACCAATGCAAAAATTAGAAATGAAAAAGAATGTGTGGATGGCAATAAATATGTTATCAGAACCACAAAAAATAACGTATATAAATAAATATAAAGATAGTTTATATAATGAGTGA
- a CDS encoding WD40/YVTN/BNR-like repeat-containing protein, whose protein sequence is MEKFILAFDRELVIAEKKDSTWSVQSQFVGANPVALAVDPYDPERIYCGTFDRGLWRSKDGGSSWEAIGTLPSFGEVFPANAIHMRAITAVSVSSVKGDDGNGIVYVGTEPSAMFVSKNGGDSFELLTDYRQMPSYSSWFFPQRTYTHHVKHIEIDANNPETIYTTIEVGGLIKSVDGGKTWTEEKEGNYPQDIHILTSHRNAPNRLYGVLGDSFLKEPGQEYAESNDGGKTWNYMCSGLKHHYAYQMAVNPNDPENIIIATSSNPHVAHDYNNGNCESFIYKKEKDQPWAEMNAGLPTPKGTIIPVLKATSDGTFYLFSNKGVYQSVDGGSNWTSLEIPWENRFMEQHPYEMLIIK, encoded by the coding sequence ATGGAAAAATTCATATTAGCGTTTGATAGAGAGCTTGTAATTGCAGAAAAAAAAGACTCAACATGGAGTGTCCAATCACAGTTTGTAGGTGCGAATCCAGTTGCTTTAGCTGTAGATCCATATGACCCAGAAAGAATATACTGTGGTACTTTTGATAGGGGATTATGGAGAAGTAAAGATGGGGGAAGTTCATGGGAAGCGATTGGTACGTTACCTTCCTTTGGTGAAGTTTTCCCGGCTAATGCCATTCATATGAGAGCTATTACAGCGGTTTCTGTATCTTCAGTGAAGGGTGATGACGGTAACGGTATCGTATATGTAGGAACTGAACCGAGCGCAATGTTTGTATCTAAAAATGGAGGAGACAGTTTTGAACTGCTAACGGATTATCGACAAATGCCATCGTATTCATCATGGTTCTTTCCTCAAAGAACATATACGCACCACGTAAAACATATTGAAATTGATGCTAATAATCCAGAAACTATATATACAACGATTGAGGTTGGGGGATTAATTAAAAGTGTAGATGGAGGTAAGACCTGGACTGAGGAAAAAGAGGGGAACTATCCTCAAGATATTCACATTCTTACATCACATCGCAATGCTCCAAATCGTTTATACGGGGTTTTAGGTGATTCATTCTTGAAAGAACCAGGTCAAGAGTATGCGGAGAGTAATGATGGAGGTAAGACTTGGAACTATATGTGTAGTGGACTCAAGCATCATTATGCATATCAAATGGCAGTTAACCCAAATGATCCAGAAAATATTATTATCGCGACATCTTCAAATCCACACGTAGCGCATGATTACAATAATGGAAATTGTGAATCATTTATTTATAAGAAAGAAAAAGATCAGCCTTGGGCAGAAATGAATGCAGGTTTACCAACTCCTAAAGGCACAATCATACCAGTATTAAAGGCAACAAGTGATGGAACGTTCTATCTGTTTAGCAATAAAGGAGTGTATCAGTCAGTAGATGGTGGTTCAAATTGGACATCATTAGAGATTCCTTGGGAGAATAGATTTATGGAACAACATCCTTATGAGATGTTAATTATTAAATAA
- a CDS encoding nitroreductase family protein — MTKDFYTALKERRTYYGINKEVQVLDEKIKEIVEFAVKYTPSAFNSQTARLVVLFGEAHNKLWDITTETLRKVVGDGDFSGTQQKMDSFKAGYGTVLFFEDEAIVKSLQEKFAAYAENFPIWSHQASGMHQLVVWTGLEAEGLGASLQHYNPLIDDEVKQEWNVPANWKLIAQMPFGNPTAAPGEKEFQPLEERVKFHK; from the coding sequence ATGACAAAAGATTTCTATACTGCATTGAAAGAAAGACGTACTTACTATGGGATTAATAAAGAGGTACAAGTATTAGATGAAAAAATTAAAGAAATTGTGGAGTTTGCTGTGAAATATACTCCATCCGCTTTCAATTCTCAAACTGCGCGATTAGTTGTATTATTTGGTGAAGCTCATAATAAATTATGGGATATTACAACTGAAACATTAAGAAAAGTAGTTGGAGATGGAGATTTTTCAGGAACGCAACAAAAAATGGATTCTTTTAAAGCTGGTTATGGAACAGTACTATTCTTTGAAGATGAAGCTATCGTTAAATCGCTTCAAGAAAAATTTGCTGCATATGCTGAAAACTTCCCAATTTGGTCACACCAAGCATCAGGTATGCACCAATTAGTTGTGTGGACAGGATTAGAAGCAGAGGGATTAGGGGCGTCTTTACAACATTATAATCCATTAATTGATGATGAGGTAAAACAAGAATGGAACGTTCCTGCTAATTGGAAACTGATTGCGCAAATGCCATTTGGTAATCCAACGGCTGCACCAGGAGAAAAAGAATTCCAACCGCTTGAAGAACGTGTGAAATTTCATAAGTAA